In Chiroxiphia lanceolata isolate bChiLan1 chromosome 2, bChiLan1.pri, whole genome shotgun sequence, a single genomic region encodes these proteins:
- the LOC116782500 gene encoding LOW QUALITY PROTEIN: coiled-coil domain-containing protein 70-like (The sequence of the model RefSeq protein was modified relative to this genomic sequence to represent the inferred CDS: inserted 4 bases in 3 codons; substituted 3 bases at 3 genomic stop codons), whose protein sequence is MAMQHPLSLPQLSHETGRFSRALWKENLGIQEENQNLQQKNKAFHMENKAYYQENXKWEQIKILQEKHRDTSEETKHLEKQQKALXNKNKALREEIRTLKGXEXAFELKEKAXLALWEKHKAFKDQLKAFQEDNKIIQVEKKALCEEKNPSVRRNFLSVKKHGPSNEKKAVGSQEKALQEEHXVLHEWNKILQEKERSNKSKESDALGDLTERVKSLQKQ, encoded by the exons ATGGCCATGCAA catcctctttcccttcctcaaCTGTCGCATGAAACGGGGAGATTTTCTCGAGCCTTA TGGAAGGAGAATCTGGGCATTCAAGAAGAGAATCAAAACcttcagcaaaaaaacaaagcttttcatATGGAGAACAAAGCCTATTATCAGGAGA GGAAGTGGGAACAGATTAAAATCCTTCAAGAGAAGCACAGGGACActtcagaggaaacaaaacacctcgagaaacagcaaaaggccct taacaaaaataaagccCTCAGAGAAGAGATTAGGACTCTCAAAGGATAAGAATGAGCATTTGAGTTGAAGGAAAAAG CTTTAGCTTTATGGGAGAAACACAAAGCCTTCAAGGACCAGCTTAAAGCTTTTCAAGAGGACAACAAAATCATTCAGGTAGAGAAGAAAGctctttgtgaagaaaaaaatccctcagtgAGGAGAAATTTCCTCTCAGTGAAAAAACATGGCCCTTCAAATGAGAAAAAGGCCGTAGGAAGTCAGGAGAAAGCTCTCCAAGAAGAGCACTAAGTCCTCCATGAATGGAACAAGATACttcaagagaaggaaagaagtaaTAAAAGTAAAGAATCAGATGCTTTGGGAGATTTAACAGAAAGAGTGAAGAGTTTAcaaaaacagtaa